The Glycine max cultivar Williams 82 chromosome 12, Glycine_max_v4.0, whole genome shotgun sequence genome window below encodes:
- the LOC100792881 gene encoding NADP-dependent alkenal double bond reductase P1-like gives MGEEVKSLVVEEEMGVVESKEWYLVSYAPHGVPTTDHLKLRKVRLSIAPESIPDAHVAIEMLLFSVDPYLRGRFTGTLDGLYFPQFELNQVITIFGIGRVKRSNDSKYEEGDIVLSASFPVAEYCVMPSSEIDAKIDAASGISLPDYLSTLGVPGFAAWLGIEVVADPKPGSNVFISAASGGVGMIAGQLAKIRGCRVIGSTGSDEKVRLIKEEFGYDDGFNYKKEEDLDAVLSKFFPNGIDVYLDNVGGKMLESVLNHVNKFARIPLCGMISQYNQAWTEREGVRNLLNLVGKEVRMEGFLLKTHFNRFGDFAKEIEGHIKEGRLKPKTKINFGIESFLDSLNSLFSSSNIGKVVIQVNKA, from the exons ATGGGTGAAGAGGTGAAAAGCTTGGTTGTTGAAGAGGAAATGGGGGTGGTGGAAAGCAAAGAATGGTACTTGGTATCTTATGCTCCACACGGTGTTCCAACCACCGATCATCTTAAACTCCGCAAGGTTCGTCTATCAATTGCACCTGAATCAATCCCTGACGCCCATGTTGCCATTGAGATGCTGCTTTTCTCTGTAGATCCATATCTTCGAGGCAGATTCACTGGAACCTTAGATGGCCTTTATTTTCCGCAGTTTGAACTCAACCAG GTGATCACAATATTTGGGATTGGAAGAGTGAAACGATCAAATGACAGTAAATATGAAGAGGGAGATATTGTTTTGAGTGCAAGTTTTCCTGTTGCTGAGTATTGTGTGATGCCCTCCAGTGAGATCGATGCAAAAATTGATGCTGCAAGTGGGATTTCATTGCCGGATTATCTGAGCACTCTAG GAGTGCCTGGATTTGCAGCATGGCTGGGGATAGAGGTGGTGGCAGACCCCAAACCTGGTTCAAATGTGTTCATATCTGCAGCTTCAGGTGGTGTGGGAATGATTGCTGGTCAATTGGCTAAGATCAGAGGTTGTAGGGTCATCGGAAGCACGGGATCTGATGAAAAa GTGAGGCTAATCAAAGAGGAATTTGGGTATGATGATGGATTCAACTACAAAAAGGAAGAGGACCTTGATGCAGTTCTAAGCAA GTTCTTTCCTAATGGTATTGATGTTTACCTTGACAATGTTGGCGGGAAGATGCTTGAATCTGTACTGAATCATGTCAACAAGTTTGCCAGGATACCACTTTGCGGGATGATATCTCAATATAACCAG GCTTGGACAGAAAGAGAAGGCGTCAggaatcttttgaatttggtggGCAAGGAAGTAAGAATGGAAGGGTTTTTGCTGAAAACACATTTCAATCGTTTTGGAGACTTTGCAAAAGAGATTGAGGGCCACATAAAAGAAGGGAGGCTTAAGCCCAAGACTAAAATAAACTTCGGAATTGAGAGCTTTTTGGATAGCTTGAACTCCTTGTTTTCTAGCTCTAATATTGGAAAAGTAGTTATTCAAGTTAATAAGGCTTAA
- the LOC100798860 gene encoding transcription factor MYB101: MARTVSNSNETAAKEEGEVRNGVRKGPWTPEEDAILMDYVKKHGEGNWNSVQKNSGLLRCGKSCRLRWANHLRPNLKKGAFSQEEEQVIIDLHSKLGNKWARMAAQVCLPGRTDNEIKNFWNTRMKRRQRAGLPLYPPEVHAEATSYLLQHHRYLEQQQQQQPHSSSSFSLLLSSCYPNKLNDPNQTHHHSNANLLQSQPDHSANRYINPSQQFKFSNENSGSNGNFAFPLSPLSPYGSSSSTLLNHSFGGGDHGFIAGSPYEPFSLVQGSTTDISSNQTPTPASSYASGVDGLMGASSMVNNNNNNNDYYEVAPLSPPQGNSGLLDALVMEAQGLSHNEKSKSEEDPNLAGKLSCKRKKMEYAEEGGTVPAMKKNSGNSTTNESQRDDDISSSQLAKGKEQIGEDPLEEMNGMDDDLVSLLNHFPLEMPMPEWYRRGGNQSLGLENQPKASLPDPADQEHAWTLGTCWNNMPRIC; this comes from the exons ATGGCCAGAACAGTCTCCAACAGCAATGAAACAGCAGCTAAAGAGGAGGGTGAGGTGAGAAATGGCGTAAGGAAGGGGCCATGGACCCCAGAAGAAGACGCGATCCTGATGGACTACGTGAAGAAGCACGGCGAAGGGAATTGGAACTCTGTGCAGAAGAATTCTGGCTTGTTAAGGTGTGGCAAAAGTTGCAGACTCAGATGGGCCAACCATCTCAGACCTAATCTCAAGAAAGGTGCATTCTCTcaagaagaagaacaagtcATCATCGACCTTCATTCCAAGCTTGGAAACAAATGGGCACGAATGGCAGCAcaggtatgt TTACCTGGTAGGACCGACAATGAAATAAAGAACTTTTGGAACACCAGAATGAAAAGGCGTCAGAGAGCAGGGTTACCCCTTTATCCTCCTGAAGTCCATGCAGAAGCCACTTCATACCTTCTACAACACCACCGTTACttggaacaacaacaacaacaacaacctcattcatcttcatcattttctctTCTCCTATCTTCATGTTACCCCAATAAACTCAATGATCCAAACCAAACCCATCATCATTCCAATGCAAATCTTCTGCAAAGCCAACCTGATCATTCTGCCAACCGTTACATCAATCCAAGCCAGCAATTCAAGTTTTCCAATGAAAACAGTGGAAGCAATGGAAATTTTGCTTTTCCATTGTCCCCTCTTTCTCCATATGGATCCTCCTCCTCCACCCTTCTTAACCACAGTTTTGGTGGTGGTGATCATGGCTTCATAGCAGGATCTCCCTATGAACCCTTTTCTTTGGTGCAAGGCTCCACCACTGACATCTCTTCCAACCAGACACCAACCCCTGCTTCATCCTATGCTAGTGGTGTCGATGGCTTGATGGGAGCTTCAAGCATggttaataacaacaataacaataatgattaCTATGAAGTTGCACCATTGTCTCCTCCTCAAGGAAACAGTGGCCTGTTGGATGCTCTAGTGATGGAGGCTCAGGGACTTTCTCACAATGAGAAGTCAAAGAGTGAGGAGGACCCAAACTTAGCTGGGAAGTTATCTtgtaagagaaagaaaatggaaTATGCTGAGGAGGGAGGCACTGTGCCAGCCATGAAGAAGAACAGTGGCAACAGTACTACTAATGAAAGCCAGAGGGATGATGATATTAGCTCCTCTCAATTGGCAAAAG GGAAGGAACAAATTGGCGAGGACCCGTTGGAAGAGATGAATGGGATGGACGATGACCTGGTTAGCCTGCTCAACCATTTTCCCTTAGAAATGCCAATGCCTGAGTGGTACCGTAGAGGGGGAAATCAGTCATTGGGACTTGAAAATCAGCCCAAAGCTTCACTACCAGATCCTGCTGATCAAGAACATGCTTGGACTCTCGGAACTTGCTGGAACAACATGCCTCGCATATGCTAA
- the LOC100793405 gene encoding 2-alkenal reductase (NADP(+)-dependent) — protein MGSVVESREWYLAAYSPHGVPNSDNLKLRTVALSLSSDSIPDGHVSLQILFLSVDPYLRTRLTGTLDGLYIQQYPLNEVITAYGVGRVIGSKDSKYTEGDLILTPSAPVAEYCILPSSRVIRKIDAASGISLPDYLSALGVPGFAAWVGIVVLGDPKPGSNVFISAASGAVGMSAGQLAKIRGCRVIGSTGSDEKVKLIKEEFGYDDGFNYNKESDFDAALSKYFPDGIDVYLDNVGGKMLESVLNHVNKYARIPLCGMISQYNKVWTEREGVRNLLNMVGKEVRMEGFMLESYWHRFEDFAKEMEGYIKEGKVTSKNKINIGIESFLDSLASLFSSSNIGKVVVQVNKA, from the exons ATGGGAAGCGTGGTAGAAAGCAGAGAATGGTACTTAGCTGCATATTCCCCTCACGGTGTACCAAATTCCGATAATCTGAAACTCCGCACCGTCGCTCTCTCATTATCCTCTGATTCAATCCCCGACGGCCACGTGTCCCTCCAGATCCTCTTTCTCTCCGTAGACCCCTACCTTCGCACCAGACTCACCGGCACCCTCGACGGTCTTTACATTCAGCAATATCCACTCAACGAG GTGATTACAGCATATGGAGTTGGCAGGGTAATAGGATCTAAAGACAGCAAGTACACGGAGGGTGATCTTATATTAACTCCTTCTGCGCCAGTGGCTGAGTACTGTATCTTACCCTCCTCTCGTGTAATTCGAAAAATTGACGCTGCTAGTGGAATTTCGCTGCCGGATTATCTAAGTGCCTTAG GGGTGCCAGGGTTTGCGGCGTGGGTGGGTATAGTGGTTCTGGGAGACCCAAAGCCTGGTTCGAATGTGTTCATATCTGCTGCGTCCGGTGCGGTTGGTATGAGTGCTGGCCAGTTAGCTAAGATTCGAGGTTGTAGGGTCATCGGAAGCACTGGCTCCGACGAAAAG GTGAAGCTCATTAAAGAGGAATTTGGGTATGATGATGGATTCAACTACAATAAGGAATCAGATTTTGATGCCGCTTTAAGCAA ATACTTTCCCGATGGCATTGATGTCTACCTTGATAATGTTGGCGGTAAAATGCTCGAATCTGTACTTAACCATGTCAACAAGTATGCAAGGATACCACTTTGCGGGATGATATCTCAATATAATAAG GTTTGGACTGAAAGAGAAGGCGTGAGGAATCTTTTGAATATGGTGGGCAAGGAGGTGAGGATGGAGGGTTTTATGCTGGAATCGTATTGGCATCGTTTTGAAGATTTTGCTAAAGAAATGGAAGGATACATAAAAGAGGGCAAGGTTACGTccaagaataaaataaacattggaATCGAGAGCTTTTTGGATAGCTTGGCCTCCTTGTTCTCTAGCTCTAATATTGGAAAAGTTGTTGTTCAAGTTAATAAGGCCTAG